A region from the Corylus avellana chromosome ca7, CavTom2PMs-1.0 genome encodes:
- the LOC132186359 gene encoding 28 kDa ribonucleoprotein, chloroplastic, with product MASTCIVGLLTPSSSTSFVSNRAGAGGGTVKRFVSCSCSCSFFPSSNEFGYPRISCSSALEPIARARVSGVLGVVSEAETVVAKGSNGNVDYENDDVLVQEWKKRTRPCELYVCNLPTSCGIVELLEMLKPFGTVLSVEISRNAETGVSRGCGFVTMSSVNEAKLAIAALDGSDIGGREMRVRFSVDMNPRRRNPEALNSAPKKEIVYESPHKLYVGNLPRDVKPEYLRDHFSQFGTLLSARVLHDQKAGKNRCYGFLSFSSAAERDAAISLNGTEFLGRTIVVREGVERTKP from the exons ATGGCGAGCACTTGCATCGTTGGTTTATTAACCCCCTCATCCTCTACGTCTTTCGTTTCCAACAGAGCCGGAGCTGGTGGCGGCACAGTGAAACGGTTCGTTTCGTGTTCGTGTTCGTGCTCTTTTTTCCCTTCCTCCAACGAGTTCGGCTACCCGAGGATCTCGTGCTCTTCGGCGTTGGAGCCTATTGCCAGAGCTAGGGTTTCGGGAGTTTTGGGCGTTGTAAGCGAAGCCGAAACAGTGGTCGCGAAGGGAAGTAATGGTAATGTGGACTACGAGAACGACGACGTCTTGGTGCAGGAATGGAAGAAGCGGACCAGACCGTGTGAGCTCTACGTGTGTAATCTCCCCACGAGTTGCGGCATTGTAGAGCTGCTTGAAATGCTTAAGCCTTTTGGAACTGTACTGTCTGTCGAG ATTTCTCGGAATGCTGAGACCGGTGTAAGTCGGGGATGCGGTTTTGTGACAATGAGTTCAGTAAATGAAGCAAAACTTGCAATTGCTGCGTTGGATGGATCT GATATCGGCGGCCGAGAAATGCGGGTTAGATTTTCGGTTGATATGAATCCTAGGAGGAGGAATCCTGAGGCATTGAATTCAGCGCCCAAGAAAGAGATAGTATATGAAAGTCCTCACAAGTTATATGTGGGCAATCTTCCCCGAGATGTTAAACCTGAATATTTGAGGGATCATTTTAGCCAATTTGGGACTTTGCTTAGCGCAAGAGTGTTGCATGATCAAAAAGCAGGAAAAAACCGTTGTTATGGGTTTCTCTCCTTTTCTTCAGCTGCAGAACGTGATGCAGCTATATCTTTAAATGGAACA GAGTTCCTTGGTAGAACAATAGTAGTTAGAGAAGGCGTGGAAAGGACCAAGCCCTAA